A portion of the Scylla paramamosain isolate STU-SP2022 unplaced genomic scaffold, ASM3559412v1 Contig25, whole genome shotgun sequence genome contains these proteins:
- the LOC135097579 gene encoding uncharacterized protein LOC135097579, translating into MAAAPKVCVRRIKLICLMENAGKDVLTFVLKRGALNAPATPSGKSLTDYLDNLPQGSTANYGRMSNKQKKAAVNHTDRRQAQRFPLWDNFDVTLLCKAIKLTCEGLARDGDPEWRNQNTLEGLVTKIKDERNELFHEVKSFSEAEYQHKVNELEHLFIRVLAAAKTKYCIPDAEVTPVQDNARQVTDTFRKTGMEKEILKDYFSIMHQEFLKDSQTHLKTFYDRVQTFDPLSFLTDSPKHHHHIQDIFCKMSLVEGRGHLQQRRDIDTCDVLTVTRRAGQNPQPSTSSSATPPTHGAKPQLILIRGVAGSGKTTLLTFLVSEWLQEPGACTIKHLDEYDIVVRVLCRDDEGPSLQNFLKVILPNHFAVMDEHLIPLLQQSKVLFLIDGLDELSPGTPSHSLVKDIINISKYSPGFTLVCTSRPETIQDFLAKLPDGYEVWDMEMKSVSHEQRIHFIMKHYNSFPDKGDKDPERLEYLMKHIGWKDYLGLPLNLLFVATLFYIDQDKIKITTTQTSLYVTIRDWCIEKLQARLTDHPRDTKTREVLISMVLQDIYDMSLQGLLQDRLTLSKQEEQKLICCCLGKGLPSKEVIPAFFNLQDTSDRLGHHQKYAAPHKSLQEFYGASAIVHKLVEDSHSANIRRMLHDPPRQQLRNLRNLLQYVACLFCHPQTPRRVSDIRRMLHDPPPEQLRNLRNLLLHVAGLLCHPNTPLCAAAIHEVVDLLAETGVEDCGDWLSMLEDTEVNRTALDCVVRHITSDESEEITITDSTITSARALLPLIPSKEESPSLVHGSPKWCRHTAAAGVPGPGGAPPGRV; encoded by the exons ATGGCCGCCGCTCCGAAAGTTTGCGTCCGTCGCATTAAGCTTATCTGTCTCATGGAGAACGCAGGCAAGGACGTCTTGACCTTCGTGTTGAAGCGCGGCGCGCTGAACGCCCCCGCCACGCCGTCGGGCAAGTCCCTCACTGACTATCTTGACAACCTCCCTCAAGGCTCGACAGCCAACTATGGGAGAAtgagtaacaaacaaaaaaaagcagcagTGAACCACACCGATCGCCGCCAAGCACAACGCTTCCCTTTATGGGACAATTTTGATGTGACTTTGCTCTGCAAAGCAATAAAGCTGACGTGCGAAGGCCTGGCGAGAGATGGCGATCCCGAATGGCGGAACCAGAACACCCTGGAGGGATTGGTAACGAAAATCAAGGATGAGAGGAATGAACTCTTTCATGAAGTGAAATCTTTCAGCGAGGCAGAGTACCAGCACAAAGTCAACGAGTTAGAACACCTCTTTATCCGAGTCCTCGCCGCAGCCAAGACCAAATACTGCATTCCTGACGCAGAGGTGACACCCGTGCAGGACAACGCCCGGCAGGTCACTGATACCTTCAGAAAAacaggaatggagaaagaaattttaaaagaTTATTTCAGTATCATGCACCAAGAATTTCTGAAAGACAGTCAGACCCACCTCAAAACATTCTATGATCGAGTGCAAACCTTTgatcctctgtccttccttaccgactcaccaaaacaccaccatcacatccagGACATTTTCTGCAAGATGTCCctcgtggaaggaagaggacaccTCCAACAGAGGCGAGACATCGACACTTGCGACGTGCTGACGGTGACGCGCCGCGCGGGACAGAATCCACAGCCGTCCACATCCTCATCGgccacgccgcccacgcacggCGCCAAGCCACAGCTCATCCTGATCAGGGGCGTGGCAGGAAGCGGCAAAACGACCCTGCTCACCTTCCTTGTCTCAGAGTGGCTTCAGGAGCCCGGCGCCTGCACCATCAAACACCTGGACGAGTACGACATCGTGGTGCGTGTCTTGTGCCGCGATGATGAAGGCCCATCTCTCCAGAACTTCCTCAAAGTGATCCTCCCAAACCATTTTGCTGTGATGGACGAacacctcatccccctcctacAACAAAGCAAAGTTCTCTTCCTGATTGACGGCCTGGACGAACTGTCGCCAGGCACTCCATCACACAGCCTTGTGAAGGACATCATCAATATCTCGAAATACTCGCCAGGCTTCACACTTGTCTGCACATCGCGGCCAGAAACCATACAAGACTTCTTGGCCAAATTACCTGATGGTTATGAGGTGTGGGACATGGAGATGAAAAGTGTTAGCCATGAACAAAGAATTCATTTTATCATGAAGCATTACAACAGCTTCCCAGACAAGGGGGACAAAGACCCTGAGAGGCTTGAGTACCTCATGAAACACATTGGCTGGAAGGATTACCTGGGCCTGCCATTAAATTTATTGTTCGTGGCAACACTTTTCTACATCGATCAAGACAAGatcaaaatcaccaccacccagaCCAGCCTGTACGTCACCATAAGAGATTGGTGCATAGAAAAACTGCAGGCCAGACTCACAGATCATCCACGAGACACAAAGACCCGCGAGGTCCTCATCTCTATGGTTCTACAAGATATATACGACATGTCATTGCAAGGTCTTCTACAAGACCGACTCACTCTGTCAaaacaggaagagcagaagCTGATTTGTTGCTGCCTTGGAAAAGGATTACCCAGCAAGGAAGTCATCCCAGCGTTTTTCAATCTTCAAGACACCAGTGACAGGCTGGGGCATCATCAGAAGTACGCAGCCCCACACAAGAGCCTACAGGAATTCTACGGTGCATCAGCAATCGTCCACAAGCTGGTGGAGGACTCACACTCAGCAAACATACGACGCATGCTTCACGACCCGCCGCGCCAACAGCTCCGGAACTTGAGGAACCTGCTCCAGTACGTGGCATGTCTCTTCTGCCACCCACAAACACCACGTCGAGTTTCAGACATACGACGCATGCTTCACGACCCGCCGCCAGAACAGCTCCGGAACTTAAGGAACCTGCTGCTGCACGTGGCAGGTCTCCTCTGCCATCCTAACACACCACTTTGTGCTGCAGCCATACAT GAGGTGGTGGACCTGCTGGCGGAGACTGGTGTGGAAGACTGTGGTGATTGGCTGTCCATGCTGGAGGACACTGAAGTGAACAGGACTGCCTTGGATTGTGTTGTCAGACACATTACAAGTGATGAGAGTGAGGAGATAACAATAACAGacagcaccatcaccagtgCCAgggccctcctccccctcatcccctccaagGAG GAGTCACCTTCACTGGTTCACGGGTCACCTAAGTGGTGCCGGCACacagctgctgcaggagtgcCGGGGCCTGGTGGGGCTCCGCCTGGCCGTGTGTGA